Proteins encoded in a region of the Agromyces protaetiae genome:
- the glsA gene encoding glutaminase A, whose amino-acid sequence MPVDMTHPVLTTLESVLDTARPLTSGAVADYIPELAKVDAESLGISLVSSRGDVHDAGDSDIAFTIQSVSKPFVLALALDEHGLDEVTKHVGLEPSGEPFNAISLDAETGRPLNPMINAGAMVTSSLIAGATADEKFAVIKDGLERFAGRDLIVDEDVFDSETSTGDRNRALAYLALSTGSLAASVDVATAAYFRQCSVAVTARDLAIMAATLATGGVNPTTRERVISEDAARWTTAVMTSCGMYDDSGTWMVNVGLPAKSGVGGGIVAVQPGQFGIGTFSPRLDERGNSVRGVAMLEALSKRYGLHMLSHRGEPHSPVGSLRSEEGRTVAELRGEIYFAAAEEIFTRLTPLMNDDGCLVLDFSNVTRVGLAVKELFRAVPQLVGETSSGQPRAIVVDPDGVLDEA is encoded by the coding sequence ATGCCGGTCGACATGACGCATCCCGTCCTGACCACGCTCGAATCCGTGCTCGACACGGCCCGCCCGCTGACCTCGGGCGCGGTCGCCGACTACATCCCCGAGCTCGCGAAGGTCGACGCCGAGTCCCTCGGCATCTCGCTCGTCTCCAGTCGCGGCGATGTGCACGACGCGGGCGACAGCGACATCGCGTTCACGATCCAGTCGGTGTCGAAACCGTTCGTGCTCGCGCTCGCGCTCGACGAGCACGGCCTCGACGAGGTCACGAAGCACGTCGGCCTCGAACCGAGCGGCGAGCCGTTCAACGCGATCAGTCTCGACGCCGAGACAGGTCGACCGCTGAACCCGATGATCAACGCGGGTGCGATGGTCACGTCGTCGCTGATCGCCGGTGCGACCGCCGACGAGAAGTTCGCCGTCATCAAAGACGGGCTCGAACGCTTCGCCGGGCGCGACCTCATCGTCGACGAGGACGTGTTCGACTCCGAGACATCCACCGGCGATCGCAACCGCGCACTCGCCTACCTCGCGCTCTCGACCGGGTCGCTCGCGGCATCCGTCGACGTGGCGACGGCCGCGTACTTCCGGCAGTGCTCGGTCGCGGTCACCGCACGCGATCTCGCGATCATGGCCGCGACGCTCGCGACCGGAGGCGTGAACCCGACCACCCGCGAACGCGTGATCAGCGAAGACGCCGCCCGCTGGACCACCGCGGTGATGACCAGCTGCGGCATGTACGACGACTCGGGCACCTGGATGGTGAACGTCGGCCTGCCCGCGAAATCGGGCGTCGGCGGCGGCATCGTCGCGGTGCAACCCGGGCAGTTCGGCATCGGCACGTTCAGCCCCCGCCTCGACGAACGCGGCAACAGCGTGCGCGGCGTCGCCATGCTCGAAGCACTCTCGAAGCGGTACGGGCTGCACATGCTCTCGCATCGCGGCGAACCGCACTCACCCGTCGGCTCCCTCAGGAGCGAGGAGGGGCGCACGGTCGCCGAACTCCGCGGCGAGATCTACTTCGCCGCCGCGGAAGAGATCTTCACGCGCCTCACCCCGCTGATGAACGACGACGGATGCCTCGTGCTCGACTTCTCCAACGTGACACGCGTCGGGCTGGCCGTGAAAGAGCTGTTCCGCGCGGTGCCGCAGCTCGTCGGCGAGACGAGCTCGGGGCAGCCACGCGCCATCGTCGTCGACCCCGACGGAGTGCTCGACGAGGCGTAG
- the thiM gene encoding hydroxyethylthiazole kinase, translated as MSPMRDRLSVNHAQQQLERLRETSPLTHCITNSVVTNFTANALLAIGAAPAMVDIVGEAGPFARVAGGLLVNLGTPTPEQRDAAREAVAGASEAGTPWVLDPVAIGALPIRTALARELVAHRPTVVRGNASEILALAGEGAGGRGVDAADSTDAATDAAEHLARTYGSVVAVSGPVDLITDGTRTARISNGDALLTRITGGGCALGAIMAAFLATAPAHDTRAAGTGHPDDVTPDDTAFDATVAATLVYTIAAELAAARSNGPGTFATQFLDALAAMTPARLGERARLTVTSLATV; from the coding sequence ATGTCGCCCATGCGCGATCGTCTGTCCGTCAACCATGCCCAGCAGCAGCTCGAGCGGCTCAGAGAGACGTCACCGCTCACGCACTGCATCACCAACAGCGTCGTCACGAACTTCACCGCGAATGCGCTGCTCGCGATCGGCGCCGCACCCGCGATGGTCGACATCGTCGGCGAAGCCGGCCCGTTCGCCCGCGTCGCGGGCGGCCTGTTGGTGAACCTCGGCACGCCCACGCCCGAACAACGCGACGCCGCGCGCGAAGCGGTCGCCGGGGCATCCGAAGCGGGCACGCCCTGGGTGCTCGACCCGGTCGCGATCGGCGCACTGCCGATCCGCACCGCGCTCGCGCGCGAACTCGTCGCACACCGCCCCACCGTCGTGCGCGGCAACGCCTCCGAGATCCTCGCGCTCGCGGGCGAGGGAGCCGGCGGCCGCGGCGTCGACGCGGCGGACAGCACGGATGCCGCGACCGACGCCGCCGAACACCTCGCGCGCACCTACGGCTCGGTCGTCGCCGTCTCAGGGCCTGTCGACCTCATCACCGACGGCACCCGCACCGCCCGGATCTCGAACGGCGACGCCCTGCTCACCCGCATCACCGGCGGCGGCTGCGCGCTCGGCGCGATCATGGCGGCCTTCCTCGCGACCGCGCCCGCGCACGACACCCGCGCCGCCGGCACCGGCCACCCCGACGACGTCACCCCCGACGACACCGCGTTCGACGCGACCGTCGCCGCCACACTCGTGTACACCATCGCCGCGGAGCTCGCGGCCGCGCGCTCCAACGGACCCGGCACGTTCGCCACGCAGTTCCTCGACGCCCTCGCCGCCATGACCCCCGCCCGGCTCGGAGAACGCGCCCGCCTCACCGTCACGAGCCTCGCCACCGTCTGA
- a CDS encoding DUF7715 family protein, with product MRLLTVTARTQGERADDFCFGVNGELAWIPSPCAESMLRPGATACECYRAFAGVTSGAPSSTALVTESDLSRREIVEAMRAGAAVNGWPPTCAAHLAEEMLAVAGRWPTGTVLERSFFEFRARSAPKAGSSAN from the coding sequence ATGCGACTACTGACCGTGACGGCACGCACGCAGGGCGAGCGCGCCGACGATTTCTGCTTCGGGGTGAACGGCGAGCTGGCCTGGATCCCGAGCCCGTGCGCCGAGTCGATGCTGCGACCAGGCGCGACGGCGTGCGAGTGTTACCGGGCCTTCGCCGGGGTGACTTCAGGGGCGCCGTCGTCGACGGCCTTGGTGACCGAATCCGATCTGTCGCGCCGCGAGATCGTGGAGGCGATGCGTGCGGGGGCGGCGGTGAACGGCTGGCCGCCGACCTGCGCGGCGCATCTGGCCGAAGAGATGCTGGCGGTCGCCGGGCGGTGGCCGACCGGCACGGTGCTCGAGCGGAGCTTCTTCGAGTTCCGTGCACGGTCGGCCCCGAAGGCGGGGTCGTCGGCGAATTGA
- the cspE gene encoding transcription antiterminator/RNA stability regulator CspE, whose protein sequence is MATGTVKWFNSEKGFGFIAPDDGSADVFAHFSAISGAGYRNLEEGQKVEFDTEQGQKGPQAANIRAL, encoded by the coding sequence ATGGCCACTGGCACCGTCAAATGGTTCAACTCTGAAAAGGGCTTCGGCTTCATTGCTCCCGACGACGGCTCCGCCGACGTCTTCGCGCACTTCAGCGCGATCTCCGGTGCGGGCTACCGCAACCTCGAAGAGGGCCAGAAGGTTGAGTTCGACACCGAGCAGGGCCAGAAGGGCCCGCAGGCTGCGAACATCCGCGCCCTCTAA
- a CDS encoding RNA polymerase sigma factor, whose translation MDHVRDARTARRVTRDKRVGDAARASDEHCASDEHRSRDEHRARDAHRASDERRARDEHRARDEHRASDEHRASDEHRASDAHRASDEHCASDAHSGDAVRDGEPARPADAARADDASAHATRVAVERVAREAYGRLVAVLAAPTGDLALAEDALAGAFEAALTTWPAQGVPQNPEGWLVTVARNRQRDVWKSAAHRATVPVDDGHDAPDVSGGGVFRTGAGPGHPLAVDPFAELDPDRIPDRRFELLAVCAHPAIDPAARAPLMLQTVLGFEAAQIATAFAVPQAAMAQRLVRAKRRIKLARIPFELPDRAALAERTSALLEAVYGCAAIAWRGDAGSLAGEAQYLAVVLATLLGDEREAWGLAALVTLSLARRQGARRGEFVPLDEQDPADWDAALIDEGEAYLRRASAGGGAPGRFQLEAAIQAVHIDRRRTGRTDWVALRALSTALVAVAPSLGARVALAAVVGRTDGADAGLAALPEASVGETFQPWWATRADLLSRAGRDAEARDAYARAAAMTDVPEVRAYLAQRAASIG comes from the coding sequence GTGGACCACGTTCGAGACGCCCGCACCGCACGCCGGGTGACACGCGACAAGCGCGTGGGCGACGCCGCCCGCGCGAGCGACGAACACTGCGCGAGCGACGAGCACCGGTCCAGGGACGAGCACCGGGCGAGGGACGCGCACCGGGCGAGCGACGAGCGCCGGGCCAGGGACGAGCACCGGGCGCGCGACGAGCACCGCGCGAGCGACGAGCACCGGGCGAGCGACGAGCACCGCGCGAGCGACGCGCACCGGGCGAGCGACGAGCACTGCGCGAGCGACGCGCATTCCGGCGACGCGGTCCGCGACGGCGAACCGGCGCGTCCAGCCGACGCAGCTCGCGCTGACGACGCGAGTGCGCACGCCACGCGAGTCGCCGTCGAGCGGGTCGCGCGCGAGGCGTACGGCCGGCTCGTCGCGGTGCTCGCCGCGCCCACGGGCGACCTCGCGCTCGCCGAGGACGCACTCGCGGGCGCGTTCGAGGCGGCCCTCACGACCTGGCCGGCCCAGGGCGTGCCGCAGAACCCCGAAGGGTGGTTGGTGACCGTGGCCCGCAACCGGCAGCGCGACGTGTGGAAGTCGGCCGCGCACCGCGCGACGGTGCCGGTCGACGACGGGCACGACGCTCCGGATGTCTCGGGCGGCGGTGTGTTCCGAACCGGCGCCGGCCCGGGGCATCCGCTCGCCGTCGACCCGTTCGCCGAGCTGGACCCGGATCGCATCCCCGACCGCCGGTTCGAGCTGCTCGCCGTCTGCGCGCACCCGGCCATCGACCCGGCCGCTCGTGCGCCGCTCATGCTGCAGACCGTGCTCGGGTTCGAGGCGGCGCAGATCGCGACCGCGTTCGCGGTGCCGCAGGCGGCCATGGCGCAGCGGCTCGTGCGCGCGAAGCGGAGGATCAAGCTCGCGCGCATCCCGTTCGAGCTTCCCGATCGTGCCGCGCTCGCCGAGCGAACGTCGGCGCTGCTCGAGGCGGTCTACGGGTGCGCCGCGATCGCCTGGCGCGGTGACGCGGGCTCGCTGGCGGGCGAGGCGCAGTACCTCGCGGTCGTGCTCGCGACCCTGCTCGGCGACGAACGCGAGGCGTGGGGCCTGGCTGCGCTGGTCACGCTCTCGCTCGCGCGGCGTCAGGGTGCGCGGCGCGGCGAGTTCGTGCCGCTCGACGAACAGGACCCGGCCGACTGGGATGCGGCGTTGATCGACGAGGGCGAGGCGTACCTGCGTCGGGCCTCGGCTGGCGGCGGCGCGCCCGGTCGGTTTCAGCTCGAGGCGGCGATCCAGGCGGTGCACATCGACCGGAGGCGCACCGGCCGGACCGATTGGGTTGCGCTCCGCGCCCTCTCGACCGCGCTCGTGGCGGTGGCGCCGAGCCTGGGGGCGCGCGTCGCGCTCGCCGCGGTCGTCGGGCGCACGGACGGCGCGGATGCCGGGCTCGCGGCACTGCCCGAGGCATCCGTGGGGGAGACGTTCCAGCCGTGGTGGGCGACCCGCGCCGACCTGCTGTCGCGCGCGGGTCGCGACGCGGAGGCGCGGGATGCGTACGCGCGGGCGGCGGCGATGACGGATGTCCCGGAGGTGCGTGCGTACCTCGCGCAACGCGCGGCGTCGATCGGGTGA
- a CDS encoding YciI family protein, with the protein MRYTLLLHYPEMSPDELGEAGMAEGQREFASYAATLHAAGVLISAEVLQPSDVTTTVRVADGDLQVQDGPFADTKEQLGGMFVIDVPDLDTAIEYARQAPSVSWGAVEVRPSATHTVDGVWTTFETPAPHAG; encoded by the coding sequence ATGCGATACACCCTGTTGCTGCACTACCCGGAGATGTCGCCCGACGAGCTCGGCGAGGCGGGCATGGCCGAGGGGCAGCGCGAGTTCGCCAGTTACGCCGCAACGCTGCACGCCGCGGGGGTGCTGATCTCGGCCGAGGTGCTGCAACCCTCCGACGTCACGACCACCGTCCGCGTCGCCGACGGCGACCTGCAGGTGCAGGACGGGCCGTTCGCCGACACCAAGGAACAACTCGGCGGGATGTTCGTCATCGACGTACCTGACCTCGACACGGCGATCGAGTACGCGCGCCAGGCGCCGTCGGTGTCGTGGGGCGCGGTCGAGGTGCGGCCGAGCGCGACGCATACCGTCGACGGCGTGTGGACCACGTTCGAGACGCCCGCACCGCACGCCGGGTGA
- a CDS encoding bifunctional hydroxymethylpyrimidine kinase/phosphomethylpyrimidine kinase, translated as MRDRLSTDPVRRRADLSLYLVTDAALCGPRGVVAVVAEAVAGGVTAVQLRDKTASDAELLRQLEALADVIDGRAMLVVNDRLDVAVAARARGIRVDGVHLGQGDAAVAAAREALGPSAVVGLTANTVAHLEAVERMPRSTVDYVGVGVIRPTATKADHPPALGIDGFAALAAVSPVPCVAIGGVQVPDVPALRAAGAAGIAVVSAICAAAEPREAAAEFVRAAGGTGLDASAPSARAARPAEASSRPALLGEPAERPALLAEPAARHARPVASGVPRVLSIAGSDPSGGAGIQADLKSIAAVGGYGMAAITALTAQNTRGVRGVHVPPTAFLRDQLDALSDDVDIDAVKVGMLANAEVIDTAAAWVEATRPPVVVLDPVMVATSGDRLLDAEAEAAMGRLLPLAHLVTPNLDELAVLANTSRANTWDDAIAQAESVSALFGLRVLVKGGHLGGSRAPDALVDASTATIVEFDGERIATTATHGTGCSLSSAVATLRVSRGGWEPAIEEARRWLRESIRHGEGLEVGSGHGPVSHFAGLWSRGGTTTAPTPAELEAEWWSSIDDVRAGIDQLPFIRGLADGTLRTAPFLDYLAQDALYLGDYARVLAEASRLAPDAAAQAFWANSAHGALVGELELHASWLGGEASVSGPAEPDATTTAYLDHLLATAARGDYPVLVAALLPCFWLYTDLGERLAAGEFGAAALAPEHPYASWLATYADPAFAAATRQAVAIVTDAASRARPEVRARMHRAFRVSSAHELAFFDRA; from the coding sequence ATGCGCGATCGTCTGTCCACCGACCCCGTCCGCCGGCGAGCTGACCTCTCGCTCTACCTCGTCACCGATGCCGCGTTGTGCGGGCCGCGTGGCGTCGTCGCCGTGGTCGCCGAGGCCGTCGCCGGCGGCGTGACCGCCGTGCAGCTCCGCGACAAGACCGCGAGCGACGCCGAGCTGCTGCGGCAGCTCGAGGCGCTCGCCGACGTGATCGACGGCCGGGCGATGCTCGTCGTCAACGACCGGCTCGACGTCGCGGTCGCGGCGCGAGCGCGGGGCATCCGCGTTGACGGCGTGCACCTCGGGCAGGGCGACGCCGCGGTGGCGGCCGCGCGCGAGGCGCTCGGACCGAGCGCAGTCGTGGGCCTCACCGCGAACACGGTCGCGCATCTCGAGGCGGTCGAGCGGATGCCCCGGAGCACGGTCGATTATGTCGGCGTGGGCGTGATCCGGCCGACGGCCACGAAGGCCGACCACCCGCCGGCGCTCGGCATCGACGGGTTCGCCGCGCTGGCCGCGGTGAGCCCCGTGCCGTGCGTCGCGATCGGCGGGGTGCAGGTGCCGGATGTGCCGGCGCTACGCGCGGCCGGTGCGGCAGGCATCGCCGTGGTGTCGGCGATCTGCGCGGCGGCCGAGCCGCGGGAGGCGGCGGCTGAGTTCGTGCGGGCGGCGGGCGGCACAGGACTCGATGCGAGTGCTCCTTCGGCGCGCGCTGCGCGACCGGCGGAGGCGTCGTCGCGCCCCGCGCTACTCGGGGAGCCCGCGGAGCGCCCTGCGCTACTCGCGGAGCCCGCGGCGCGCCACGCGCGACCAGTGGCGTCCGGTGTCCCGCGGGTGCTGAGCATCGCGGGCAGCGACCCATCGGGCGGCGCGGGCATCCAGGCCGACCTGAAGTCGATCGCCGCGGTCGGCGGCTACGGCATGGCCGCGATCACCGCGCTCACCGCGCAGAACACACGCGGGGTGCGCGGCGTGCACGTGCCGCCGACCGCGTTCCTGCGCGACCAGCTCGATGCGCTCTCCGACGACGTCGACATCGATGCGGTGAAGGTCGGCATGCTCGCGAACGCCGAGGTCATCGACACGGCCGCCGCCTGGGTCGAGGCCACCCGGCCGCCCGTCGTCGTGCTCGACCCCGTCATGGTCGCCACGAGCGGCGACCGGCTCCTCGACGCCGAGGCCGAAGCGGCGATGGGCCGGCTGCTGCCGCTCGCCCACCTCGTCACACCCAACCTCGACGAGCTCGCGGTCCTCGCGAACACCTCGCGCGCGAACACCTGGGATGACGCGATCGCGCAGGCCGAGTCGGTGTCGGCGCTGTTCGGGCTGCGCGTGCTCGTCAAGGGCGGACACCTCGGCGGCTCGCGCGCCCCCGACGCACTGGTCGACGCGTCCACGGCGACGATCGTCGAGTTCGACGGCGAGCGCATCGCGACCACGGCGACGCACGGCACCGGATGCTCCCTCTCCTCCGCCGTCGCCACGCTCCGCGTCTCGCGCGGCGGTTGGGAGCCCGCGATCGAGGAGGCGCGGCGCTGGCTCCGCGAGTCGATCCGGCACGGCGAGGGGCTCGAAGTCGGGTCGGGACACGGCCCGGTCAGCCATTTCGCGGGTCTCTGGTCGCGCGGCGGCACGACGACGGCGCCGACGCCCGCCGAGCTCGAGGCCGAGTGGTGGTCCTCGATCGACGACGTGCGCGCGGGCATCGATCAGCTGCCGTTCATCCGCGGGCTCGCCGACGGCACGCTCCGGACCGCGCCGTTCCTCGACTATCTGGCGCAGGACGCGCTCTACCTCGGGGACTACGCGCGCGTACTCGCCGAGGCCTCCCGTCTCGCGCCGGACGCCGCGGCCCAGGCGTTCTGGGCGAACTCGGCGCACGGCGCCCTCGTCGGCGAACTCGAGCTGCACGCGAGCTGGCTCGGCGGCGAAGCATCCGTCTCGGGTCCGGCCGAACCGGATGCCACGACGACCGCGTACCTCGACCATCTGCTCGCGACCGCCGCACGCGGCGACTACCCGGTGCTCGTGGCCGCCCTGCTGCCGTGCTTCTGGCTGTACACCGATCTCGGCGAGCGTCTCGCGGCGGGCGAGTTCGGCGCCGCGGCGCTCGCGCCGGAGCATCCGTACGCCTCGTGGCTCGCGACCTACGCGGATCCCGCGTTCGCGGCGGCGACGCGCCAGGCGGTCGCGATCGTCACGGATGCCGCGTCGCGTGCGAGGCCCGAGGTGCGTGCACGGATGCATCGGGCGTTCCGCGTCTCTTCGGCGCACGAACTCGCATTCTTCGACCGCGCGTGA
- a CDS encoding alpha/beta hydrolase family protein — MHAESQPAHAFAGAFAANPDFDYEVRGAIGATVGGGGDIGEILAAVRDVKPKDHEGWFAAWRGLGERVLAQADASAARGHNVSAAAAYLRAACYLGRAVNAVASLPSDDALLPTFRAHLGAWERYVDTVATTVERLAIPYEGGSLPGYLFSPAADGAARPTLVLNLGSDESIADAWVGAGPAALARGYRVLVFVGPGQQELLFERDVPFRHDWEAVLTPVVDALVARPDVDAKRLAVWGVSQAGYWVPRALAYEHRFAAAIVDPGVVDVSTSWLGHMPKGMVKLAEDGEHEKFDHEMAIGMRFSAETARTWRFRARPYGADGYAATVSKVLTYRLTETEGAAISTPMLITAPEHEQFWPGQSAQLAALAPTVSTLVEFTAAEGGDLHCEPLAHSLLAARAFDWLDERLAG; from the coding sequence ATGCATGCCGAATCCCAGCCCGCCCACGCGTTCGCCGGCGCGTTCGCCGCGAACCCGGACTTCGACTACGAGGTGCGGGGCGCCATCGGTGCGACCGTGGGCGGGGGCGGCGACATCGGCGAGATCCTCGCCGCGGTGCGCGACGTGAAGCCGAAGGATCACGAAGGGTGGTTCGCGGCCTGGCGCGGGCTCGGCGAGCGGGTGCTGGCGCAGGCGGATGCCTCGGCGGCACGCGGGCACAACGTCTCCGCCGCCGCGGCGTACCTCCGCGCCGCGTGCTATCTGGGCCGCGCCGTGAACGCGGTCGCCTCGCTGCCGAGTGACGACGCCCTGCTGCCGACGTTCCGGGCGCACCTCGGCGCGTGGGAACGATACGTCGACACCGTCGCGACCACGGTCGAGCGCCTCGCCATCCCGTACGAGGGCGGCTCGCTGCCCGGGTATCTCTTCAGCCCGGCCGCCGACGGCGCCGCCCGGCCGACCCTCGTGCTGAACCTCGGCAGCGACGAGTCGATCGCCGACGCCTGGGTCGGGGCCGGGCCGGCCGCGCTTGCGCGCGGCTACCGAGTGCTGGTCTTCGTAGGACCCGGTCAGCAGGAGCTGCTCTTCGAACGCGACGTGCCGTTCCGGCACGACTGGGAGGCGGTGCTCACGCCCGTGGTCGACGCACTCGTCGCGCGGCCAGACGTCGATGCGAAGCGACTGGCGGTGTGGGGTGTCAGCCAGGCCGGCTACTGGGTGCCGCGGGCGCTGGCGTACGAGCACCGGTTCGCGGCGGCCATCGTCGACCCCGGCGTGGTCGACGTCTCCACGTCATGGCTCGGACACATGCCGAAGGGCATGGTCAAGCTCGCCGAAGACGGCGAGCACGAGAAGTTCGACCACGAGATGGCGATCGGCATGCGGTTCTCGGCCGAGACCGCCCGCACCTGGCGCTTCCGCGCTCGGCCGTACGGGGCCGACGGATACGCCGCCACCGTCTCGAAGGTCCTGACGTATCGGCTGACCGAGACCGAGGGCGCCGCGATCTCGACCCCGATGCTCATCACCGCGCCCGAGCACGAGCAGTTCTGGCCCGGGCAGTCCGCACAGCTCGCGGCCCTCGCACCGACGGTGTCGACGCTGGTCGAGTTCACCGCGGCAGAGGGCGGAGACCTGCACTGCGAGCCGCTCGCGCACAGCCTGCTCGCGGCGCGCGCGTTCGACTGGCTGGACGAGCGACTCGCGGGCTGA
- a CDS encoding GntR family transcriptional regulator, with translation MTEPEHQLPAEIFMDLDRSGPVPLYFQVSSRLEQAIRDGAVPPGARIENEVSLGNRLGLSRPTIRRAIQELVDKGLLVRRRGIGTQVVNGRVSRNVALTSLHEDLERTGQHPSTQLLTAEVRAADAEVAGELGIELGAPTLHLLRVRSADGVPLAVMDNVLTTDFVDLDTEALDRHGLYQLLRARGTTMRVAKQRIGARAATPAECRLLDLSTAAAVLTMDRTAYDSAGRVIEYARHCYRPDLYSFEITLIDR, from the coding sequence ATGACCGAGCCCGAACACCAGCTGCCGGCTGAGATCTTCATGGACCTCGATCGGTCCGGGCCGGTCCCCCTGTACTTCCAGGTGTCGAGCCGGCTGGAGCAGGCCATCCGCGACGGCGCGGTCCCTCCCGGTGCCAGGATCGAGAACGAGGTGAGCCTCGGCAACCGGCTCGGGCTCTCCCGTCCGACGATCCGCCGCGCGATCCAGGAGCTCGTCGACAAGGGCTTGCTCGTCCGCCGTCGCGGCATCGGCACCCAGGTCGTCAACGGCCGGGTCTCGCGGAATGTCGCGCTGACCAGCCTGCACGAAGACCTCGAGCGGACCGGCCAGCACCCGAGCACCCAGTTGCTCACCGCCGAGGTCAGAGCGGCCGATGCCGAGGTCGCCGGCGAGCTCGGCATCGAGCTCGGTGCGCCGACCCTCCACCTGCTCCGCGTGCGTTCCGCCGACGGCGTCCCGCTCGCGGTCATGGACAACGTGCTGACGACCGACTTCGTCGATCTCGACACGGAGGCCCTCGACCGCCACGGCTTGTACCAGCTGCTGCGAGCGCGCGGCACCACCATGCGGGTCGCCAAGCAGCGCATCGGCGCGCGCGCCGCGACACCGGCCGAATGCCGGCTGCTCGACCTGTCCACGGCCGCCGCGGTGCTCACCATGGATCGAACCGCCTACGACAGCGCCGGCCGCGTCATCGAGTATGCGCGGCACTGCTACCGCCCCGATCTCTACTCCTTCGAGATCACCCTGATCGACCGCTGA